From a single Lewinella sp. LCG006 genomic region:
- a CDS encoding sulfite exporter TauE/SafE family protein: MLITAFTFGLLGSLHCVGMCGPLAMALPFGQQGSRVGRLLLYNAGRIVTYATLGALMGFLGKGVFLVGLQSWLTLLLGALLVVIGLFSVQVELKIWSTPLLSSFYLRLKSAFARVVKKTGLPAIFSLGMLNGLLPCGLVYLALAGALTTASWQSGVFYMVAFGLGTLPLLLAVTLLGHLSGMKIQKYLRKAYPVVLTLMGVFLIWRALQFQLPASFDLWEALNNAPMCH, encoded by the coding sequence ATGTTAATCACCGCCTTCACCTTCGGTCTTCTTGGTAGCTTACACTGCGTTGGCATGTGTGGGCCACTGGCGATGGCGCTGCCATTTGGTCAGCAAGGGAGTAGGGTAGGGCGTCTGTTGTTGTACAATGCTGGCCGGATCGTCACTTATGCTACCTTGGGAGCTTTAATGGGCTTTCTGGGCAAGGGCGTATTCCTGGTAGGCCTCCAATCCTGGCTGACCTTGCTGCTGGGAGCCCTGCTGGTTGTGATTGGTTTGTTTTCCGTGCAAGTAGAACTAAAGATCTGGTCAACACCTTTATTGTCAAGCTTTTATTTGCGTTTAAAAAGTGCATTTGCTCGCGTGGTCAAGAAGACGGGGCTTCCCGCCATTTTTTCGCTGGGTATGCTGAACGGACTTTTACCTTGTGGCCTGGTGTATCTGGCCTTAGCGGGTGCGCTTACGACAGCTAGCTGGCAGTCTGGCGTATTTTACATGGTGGCTTTCGGCTTGGGTACCTTGCCGTTGTTGCTGGCTGTCACCTTGCTAGGGCACCTGTCAGGGATGAAGATCCAGAAATATTTGCGCAAAGCTTATCCTGTCGTTCTCACCCTGATGGGGGTATTCCTAATCTGGCGCGCACTACAATTCCAACTGCCCGCCTCCTTTGATTTGTGGGAAGCGTTGAACAACGCGCCGATGTGTCATTAG
- the ccoG gene encoding cytochrome c oxidase accessory protein CcoG: MNANEINDTEEYRNSIKTVDSDGKRIWIYPKKPKGPWTNARTYVSWVLLAVLFGLPFVKINGNPLIRLDILGRDFYLFGMHFTPQDFYLFVVAMLTLVVFIALFTVVFGRLFCGWVCPQTIFMEMVFRKIEYWIEGDASAQRRLNNAPWTAEKIRKKTLKQALFILVAVLIAHTFLSYLIGPERVFAIVTSPPGENLGGFFAMIAFTGAFYFVFASLREQVCTTICPYGRLQGVLTDNDTILVAYDFVRGEPRGKKKRTPAKKANPIAGIQAAVAASDASTGVEEEAPLQLLGDCIDCTLCVQVCPTGIDIRDGVQLECVNCTACMDACDEVMVKIDRPKGLIRYDSHNGILQQSRKIFTPRAIAYSIALGVLIIVNIILFAGRTNVEAVILRTPGKLYYETEEGEISNLYNYQLFNKTENLYVPEFRFPDHPEAKIQFIGDAPELTPDKMVKGAFFILLPEDKVKERKQSIKIELWEGDKLLESTETNFLGPIK, from the coding sequence ATGAACGCGAACGAAATAAACGACACGGAAGAATACCGGAATTCTATCAAAACAGTTGATAGTGACGGTAAACGCATCTGGATCTACCCCAAAAAGCCAAAAGGCCCCTGGACCAATGCGCGTACTTACGTCAGCTGGGTATTACTGGCCGTATTGTTTGGCTTGCCTTTTGTAAAAATCAATGGCAATCCACTCATTCGCCTGGATATTCTGGGGCGTGATTTCTATCTATTCGGGATGCACTTCACGCCACAGGATTTCTACCTTTTTGTAGTCGCAATGCTTACCCTGGTGGTATTTATTGCACTGTTTACGGTGGTATTTGGAAGGCTTTTTTGCGGTTGGGTATGCCCACAGACGATCTTTATGGAGATGGTCTTCCGCAAAATTGAGTACTGGATTGAAGGTGATGCCAGTGCGCAACGACGCTTGAACAACGCGCCGTGGACGGCGGAAAAGATCAGGAAGAAAACGCTCAAGCAAGCTTTATTCATCTTGGTGGCCGTATTGATTGCACACACCTTTTTGTCCTATTTGATCGGTCCTGAGCGCGTGTTTGCTATCGTCACATCACCACCGGGGGAGAACCTCGGCGGCTTTTTCGCGATGATTGCCTTCACGGGTGCCTTCTACTTCGTTTTTGCGAGCTTGAGGGAACAGGTTTGTACTACGATTTGCCCTTATGGCCGCTTGCAAGGGGTGCTTACTGACAATGATACTATCCTGGTTGCCTACGATTTTGTTCGAGGAGAACCTCGCGGTAAAAAGAAACGCACGCCGGCCAAAAAGGCCAATCCTATAGCTGGAATACAGGCTGCCGTGGCCGCTTCCGATGCCTCGACCGGGGTAGAGGAAGAAGCGCCCTTGCAGCTATTGGGAGACTGTATCGACTGTACACTTTGTGTGCAGGTATGCCCTACGGGTATTGATATTCGCGACGGGGTGCAGCTCGAATGTGTGAACTGTACCGCCTGTATGGATGCCTGCGATGAAGTCATGGTCAAGATTGATCGACCTAAAGGGCTTATTCGCTATGATAGCCATAATGGCATCCTGCAACAAAGTCGTAAAATATTTACGCCTCGCGCTATCGCGTATTCTATCGCCTTGGGGGTTTTGATCATCGTGAATATCATCCTCTTTGCCGGGCGTACCAATGTTGAAGCCGTTATATTGCGTACCCCGGGTAAACTCTATTACGAAACCGAAGAGGGAGAGATCAGTAATTTGTACAACTACCAGTTGTTTAATAAAACGGAGAATTTGTACGTACCGGAGTTTCGCTTTCCGGATCATCCAGAGGCAAAAATCCAGTTCATCGGTGATGCCCCTGAGCTGACTCCTGATAAGATGGTTAAAGGTGCCTTTTTCATTTTACTCCCTGAGGACAAGGTGAAAGAACGTAAACAATCCATCAAAATAGAACTATGGGAAGGCGATAAGCTCTTGGAATCTACGGAGACCAATTTCTTGGGACCGATCAAGTAG
- a CDS encoding FixH family protein: MKIEFNWGTGIFVFYVLFASVLFFSVYESTKVDHSLVVDNYYEEDLAYQNQYDRLANSAQLKEPLGMKWQRDEKQLLLTFPKDLAATTTGQVAFYRPDDKSMDWQLPIALNDAGEMNVQMAKLPVGRWKVKVYWDAAGTPYFAEKIVDLR; the protein is encoded by the coding sequence ATGAAAATTGAATTCAATTGGGGAACAGGCATATTCGTCTTCTACGTCCTTTTTGCCTCGGTCTTGTTTTTTTCGGTGTACGAATCCACCAAGGTTGATCACAGCCTGGTCGTTGATAATTACTACGAAGAGGACTTGGCTTACCAAAATCAGTACGACCGTTTGGCAAACTCCGCCCAACTGAAGGAACCATTGGGCATGAAATGGCAGCGTGATGAAAAGCAGCTTCTACTTACTTTTCCAAAAGACTTAGCTGCTACTACCACAGGACAGGTGGCCTTTTATCGCCCTGATGACAAGTCCATGGATTGGCAACTGCCCATCGCATTAAATGACGCCGGGGAGATGAATGTGCAAATGGCAAAGCTACCCGTAGGCCGCTGGAAAGTAAAAGTCTACTGGGACGCTGCTGGCACGCCCTATTTTGCTGAAAAGATTGTTGACTTAAGGTAG
- a CDS encoding T9SS type A sorting domain-containing protein encodes MKNLVLFPLLAIFIAGVLSAQTISFAEKEILFAHPEGTTFNSLEFDSPYLPCDYNNDGFVDFVGKRGSQEQLILKGTAVDTFQEVNVLPVGSPSANVVFDVLDFDQDGDEDIVAQRYLLINEGDDLFSFLNVGLGLGFGFEEFIIGVADFNGDGLSDLLVLKDIFFENEEIAILTNNGDGSFTKCIVYDQTDRIGDTEIGDIDNDGDLDIVTSTSNSNGTIFLMRNEGNCQFSTSEMIYEGFTPLSNQSIELHDMNGDDQLDILVIGFSSIFIFENTDGFVTEPSFTSISTGQNIFFNVADFNNDNKADLAVLTGVNSFKIEVFENLGNLTFSSALLAAPFSLVPAFSIPDYNYYEQNMCLYDYDGNGTLDIIFTNGFGPLGSNNVSLVLNTTEVVSVDDIYANATELAVFPNPATTEISLPSSFNTNGDKATFFQLINMSGQTLKSGYLSGASIEINDLADGQYILLLNTDREVYRSKFIKK; translated from the coding sequence ATGAAAAATCTAGTTTTATTCCCCCTCCTTGCTATTTTTATTGCTGGTGTACTCAGTGCCCAAACCATTAGTTTCGCAGAAAAAGAAATTCTTTTTGCTCACCCCGAGGGCACTACTTTCAATAGCCTTGAATTTGACAGCCCTTATCTTCCATGTGATTACAATAATGATGGCTTTGTTGACTTTGTAGGAAAGAGAGGTTCCCAGGAACAGCTCATCTTGAAAGGTACGGCCGTTGATACTTTCCAGGAAGTAAATGTGCTCCCAGTTGGATCACCTTCTGCAAATGTGGTTTTTGACGTCTTGGATTTTGATCAGGATGGAGATGAAGATATTGTTGCCCAACGCTATCTCCTGATCAATGAAGGAGATGATCTTTTTTCTTTCCTTAACGTGGGTTTAGGACTGGGCTTTGGCTTTGAGGAATTTATTATTGGCGTAGCTGATTTTAATGGTGATGGCCTTTCAGATCTGTTGGTGTTAAAAGATATTTTCTTCGAAAATGAGGAAATAGCTATCCTCACCAACAATGGTGATGGCTCTTTTACCAAGTGCATAGTTTATGACCAAACAGATCGCATTGGTGACACCGAAATAGGCGATATTGATAATGATGGTGATCTGGATATTGTCACGAGTACGAGTAATAGCAATGGCACAATATTCCTGATGAGAAACGAAGGCAATTGTCAGTTTTCTACCAGTGAGATGATCTACGAAGGTTTCACGCCGCTTTCTAACCAAAGTATTGAGTTACACGACATGAATGGTGATGACCAACTAGATATCCTGGTTATCGGCTTCAGCTCTATCTTTATCTTTGAAAACACGGATGGCTTTGTAACCGAACCGTCTTTCACCAGTATCTCGACGGGACAAAACATTTTCTTTAATGTTGCCGATTTCAACAATGATAACAAAGCAGATCTCGCTGTTTTGACCGGAGTAAATTCCTTCAAAATCGAGGTCTTCGAAAACCTTGGCAACCTGACTTTTTCGTCGGCACTACTAGCCGCTCCCTTTTCTCTAGTTCCGGCTTTCAGCATCCCTGATTACAATTATTACGAACAGAACATGTGCCTCTATGATTACGACGGCAATGGTACGCTGGACATCATCTTTACCAATGGCTTCGGCCCCTTGGGCAGCAATAATGTTTCACTGGTACTGAATACAACCGAAGTGGTAAGCGTTGATGATATCTATGCAAATGCTACTGAGCTAGCCGTATTCCCAAACCCCGCAACCACCGAAATTAGCCTTCCATCCTCATTCAATACCAATGGTGATAAGGCCACCTTCTTCCAACTCATCAACATGAGTGGACAAACCCTAAAAAGCGGCTACCTGTCTGGTGCAAGCATTGAAATAAATGATTTGGCCGACGGTCAATACATCCTGCTATTGAATACGGATCGCGAGGTGTATCGTAGTAAATTCATCAAAAAATAA
- a CDS encoding two-component regulator propeller domain-containing protein — translation MRWHPVQLTILSLLLVFFSSCEKQQQISDRHPQEIEQTTQKYFKTGAGNQILTGIPVKIKGKVIGLTPQTLQQHIPVNIETETVAFANKQVIAGNPTVIKASPKVLSKKADRRDTLVPAKGRKITASIPVPLQVLPAKTEDDAISDIRYWSLDQNLSTASFWTMAQDRRGDLWLGSLGGGAIRFDGIHFEHFTTKEGLVSNHVFAILEDRKGNIWFGTQDGGVSKFDGTTFTNFNTENGLLHNFVLCLLEDHQGNIWMGTRGGLSRYDGNGFVHFTAGNGLLYNEVIALFEDSKQQLWIGTGEGTGIYRFHEGTFTHYNIGMGKGDNDAHSIIETRDGNLWFGTWGGGAVKYDGTNFYKFTTDQGLSSNNVLSIFEDKQGSLWFGNMRGGVTEYNGQTFVHYTDDSGLSSNNVRYILQDDQENIWACTWDTGINRISKSGFQQFINSDKLGKTQIDPITVDQKQQLWLATDLGFSRFDGDSFKHYQSAKSIIREGVLTICEDDQQNIWLGAGGGVSKFNGTELTDFTRASGLLVGDVRAIHQDQHGQMWFGGFASGIVQFNGDRFLQFTEAEGFPSNDLNCIYEDKAGHLWFGTQGGGVSRFDGTHFIHYTTNEGLSNNFVQDILEDHEGNIWLGTKDGLNKFDGQTFTSFYTQDGLSHNTIYSLLLDEADKLWVKTPRGISLLVETSAKAVSAEAHEEKKFNFINYNKEDGLKASDLTANNLLLYRQNHLLVGTDNGLKSINPNQYQSAQYPPRHLKLTNLEINQSFVDYQGLLAGTTQIEAPAMSKLTAESSAPFYNLPQQLVLPHQLNHLTFHFSAIDWSAPAKIRYSYKLEGIDQHWSLAQGIAKADYRNLPTGYFTLKVKAVGMSGIWSPPISYSFRIRPPWWKMWWAYAIYLTVLCLLSYRFYQFMLSRKLAIAEKNRLQEINALKSSIYTNVTHEFRTPLTVINGMVEELEKTQQSEVILRTQVIKTHSKRLLDMVNHLMQLAKLEIQKETLNLEQGDIIAYLGYIVASHELMAQTKNIDLHFSAQPDKLWMDFDAQKITTILTNLIANATKFTPKNGEISVNAEKIAQAGKPYLMIKVADNGVGIAANELPLIFNKFYQASSKTKYTGTGIGLALVKGLVLLMDGHIDVQSALNEGTTFSIVLPVQQKTTLAEVPNHPTKFPAATIEAADPHTNGTDDEQPLVLIIEDNVDIVNYLQSCLREEAYQVLIEYNGLEGMATAFEAVPDLIITDIMMPGIDGYELCRRLKEDERTNHIPIIMLTARVAMDEKIAGLAAGADAYITKPFEKREVLIRLEKLLHLRKTLQQVYLTELKASFELNQINKHSKHPFIQKVEQEILSNLANEDFSVNELSRALLLSRSQLNRKIKAATGMNTSIFIRHIRLLEARKLLQSSSYTVSEVVYAVGFNSPAYFSQAYKHEFGHNPSEETK, via the coding sequence ATGAGATGGCACCCTGTTCAACTTACTATCCTGTCCTTGTTATTGGTGTTTTTTTCCTCTTGTGAAAAGCAGCAGCAGATCAGTGATCGGCACCCGCAGGAAATTGAACAAACTACTCAAAAGTATTTCAAGACAGGTGCTGGGAATCAAATACTTACGGGTATACCCGTAAAAATCAAAGGCAAAGTCATTGGGCTAACTCCCCAAACATTGCAACAGCACATTCCTGTAAACATTGAAACGGAGACGGTGGCGTTTGCCAATAAGCAGGTTATCGCAGGAAACCCGACGGTCATTAAAGCCTCCCCGAAGGTTCTTTCGAAAAAAGCTGACCGAAGGGATACGCTCGTGCCTGCTAAGGGCAGAAAAATAACTGCATCAATACCAGTCCCACTCCAGGTCTTGCCAGCAAAAACAGAAGACGATGCTATTAGCGATATCCGCTACTGGAGCCTTGATCAAAATCTAAGTACTGCCTCTTTCTGGACCATGGCCCAGGATCGACGCGGAGATTTATGGCTCGGGTCATTAGGAGGTGGAGCGATTCGGTTTGATGGTATCCATTTTGAGCATTTTACCACCAAAGAAGGACTAGTAAGTAACCATGTATTTGCTATCCTTGAAGACCGTAAAGGAAATATTTGGTTTGGTACCCAAGACGGAGGAGTGAGTAAATTTGATGGCACCACTTTCACAAATTTCAACACCGAAAATGGCTTACTGCATAATTTTGTCCTCTGCCTCTTGGAAGATCACCAGGGCAACATCTGGATGGGCACTCGGGGTGGCTTAAGTCGTTATGATGGCAATGGCTTTGTTCATTTCACTGCCGGGAATGGACTGCTTTACAATGAGGTCATTGCCCTTTTTGAAGACAGTAAGCAGCAACTGTGGATTGGAACCGGAGAAGGAACGGGTATCTACCGATTTCACGAGGGAACTTTCACACACTACAATATAGGAATGGGCAAAGGAGACAATGATGCCCACTCAATTATAGAGACTCGTGATGGTAATTTATGGTTCGGAACCTGGGGAGGTGGCGCCGTAAAATACGATGGTACAAATTTTTACAAATTCACTACAGATCAAGGTTTAAGCAGTAACAATGTGCTCTCCATTTTTGAGGATAAACAAGGCTCCCTCTGGTTTGGAAATATGCGGGGAGGAGTCACTGAATACAATGGACAGACCTTTGTCCACTATACCGATGATAGTGGCCTGAGTAGCAACAATGTCCGCTATATCCTACAGGATGATCAAGAAAACATCTGGGCTTGCACCTGGGACACCGGTATAAACAGGATCAGTAAATCAGGTTTCCAACAATTCATCAACAGCGATAAATTAGGAAAAACCCAAATTGACCCCATTACCGTTGATCAAAAGCAACAGCTCTGGCTAGCCACTGACTTGGGTTTCAGTCGTTTTGACGGCGATAGCTTCAAACATTATCAAAGTGCTAAGAGCATCATCCGTGAAGGCGTACTCACTATTTGCGAAGACGATCAACAAAACATCTGGCTGGGAGCCGGTGGCGGCGTCAGTAAATTTAACGGAACAGAACTAACGGACTTCACCCGAGCCTCGGGGCTTCTTGTAGGCGATGTTCGGGCTATTCATCAAGATCAGCACGGACAAATGTGGTTTGGTGGTTTTGCTAGTGGAATCGTCCAGTTTAACGGGGACCGTTTCCTACAATTTACCGAAGCGGAAGGTTTCCCAAGCAATGACCTTAATTGCATCTATGAGGACAAAGCAGGACACCTTTGGTTTGGCACTCAGGGTGGAGGTGTTAGCAGATTTGATGGTACTCATTTTATCCATTACACCACCAATGAAGGCCTCAGCAATAACTTTGTGCAAGACATTCTTGAAGACCACGAGGGGAACATCTGGTTGGGCACCAAGGATGGCTTGAATAAGTTTGATGGGCAAACATTCACTTCCTTTTACACCCAGGATGGCCTGAGCCACAATACTATTTATTCGCTTCTGCTCGACGAGGCAGACAAGCTATGGGTAAAAACACCCAGAGGAATCAGCCTGCTGGTGGAAACATCAGCAAAGGCGGTTAGTGCTGAAGCCCATGAAGAAAAGAAATTTAATTTCATTAACTACAACAAAGAAGACGGCTTGAAAGCGTCTGATCTGACTGCAAATAATTTACTCCTCTATCGTCAAAACCACCTCTTGGTAGGCACTGACAATGGACTGAAATCAATAAACCCGAACCAATACCAATCAGCGCAGTATCCTCCCCGACATTTAAAGCTTACTAACCTGGAAATCAATCAATCATTCGTAGACTATCAAGGACTTTTGGCAGGCACTACACAAATTGAAGCCCCTGCAATGAGTAAGCTTACAGCTGAATCGAGTGCTCCATTTTACAACTTACCCCAGCAATTAGTACTGCCTCATCAGTTGAACCATCTAACTTTTCATTTTTCGGCAATCGACTGGTCAGCACCCGCTAAAATTCGATACAGTTATAAACTGGAAGGAATTGACCAGCATTGGAGTCTTGCGCAGGGAATAGCCAAAGCCGACTACAGAAACCTACCCACAGGTTACTTCACCTTAAAAGTAAAGGCTGTGGGGATGTCGGGGATCTGGAGCCCTCCCATCAGTTATTCCTTTCGTATTCGTCCTCCCTGGTGGAAAATGTGGTGGGCTTATGCCATTTACCTCACCGTCTTGTGTTTACTGTCTTATCGTTTTTACCAGTTCATGTTGTCTCGTAAGTTAGCCATAGCAGAAAAAAATCGATTGCAGGAAATCAATGCATTAAAAAGCAGCATCTACACGAATGTCACCCACGAATTCCGGACGCCACTGACCGTTATCAATGGAATGGTCGAAGAATTAGAAAAAACGCAACAATCTGAAGTGATCCTCAGGACGCAGGTCATCAAAACCCACAGTAAGCGCTTGCTGGACATGGTAAACCATTTGATGCAACTCGCAAAACTGGAAATACAGAAAGAGACCTTGAACCTTGAACAAGGTGACATCATAGCCTACCTGGGTTACATTGTCGCTTCACACGAATTGATGGCCCAAACAAAGAACATTGATCTCCATTTTTCGGCTCAACCAGATAAGTTATGGATGGATTTTGATGCCCAGAAAATAACCACCATCCTTACGAATCTCATTGCTAACGCTACCAAATTCACACCAAAAAATGGAGAAATATCGGTAAATGCAGAAAAAATAGCGCAAGCTGGCAAACCGTATTTGATGATCAAAGTAGCCGACAATGGCGTAGGTATCGCAGCAAATGAATTGCCATTGATTTTCAACAAGTTCTACCAGGCTAGCTCCAAGACAAAATATACCGGTACGGGTATAGGACTAGCCTTGGTAAAAGGCTTGGTTCTTCTGATGGATGGCCATATTGATGTTCAGAGTGCCTTGAACGAAGGAACTACTTTTTCGATTGTATTGCCTGTTCAGCAAAAGACGACCTTGGCGGAAGTGCCAAACCATCCAACGAAGTTTCCTGCTGCAACAATAGAAGCGGCCGATCCCCATACAAATGGTACTGACGATGAACAGCCTTTGGTCTTGATCATAGAAGACAATGTTGACATTGTGAATTACCTGCAAAGTTGCCTTCGGGAAGAAGCATATCAAGTCCTGATCGAATACAATGGTTTGGAAGGTATGGCAACTGCTTTTGAGGCAGTACCCGATCTTATTATCACGGATATCATGATGCCAGGGATAGACGGCTACGAATTGTGCCGACGATTAAAAGAAGACGAGCGCACCAACCATATCCCTATCATCATGCTGACCGCCAGGGTAGCAATGGATGAAAAGATCGCTGGCCTGGCAGCAGGAGCCGACGCTTATATCACCAAACCTTTTGAAAAAAGAGAAGTACTCATCCGCCTGGAAAAACTCCTCCATCTCAGAAAAACCTTACAGCAAGTCTACCTCACCGAGCTTAAAGCCAGCTTTGAATTAAACCAGATCAATAAGCATTCAAAACATCCGTTTATTCAAAAAGTAGAACAGGAGATATTATCCAATCTTGCCAACGAAGACTTTTCGGTCAACGAGCTTTCTCGTGCACTGCTTTTGAGTCGCTCACAACTCAATCGTAAGATCAAGGCTGCAACGGGCATGAATACGTCTATTTTTATTCGGCATATCCGACTACTGGAAGCCAGGAAACTATTGCAATCATCCAGCTACACAGTTTCTGAGGTTGTCTACGCGGTGGGGTTCAATTCACCCGCCTACTTCTCACAAGCTTATAAGCATGAATTCGGGCATAACCCCAGTGAAGAAACAAAGTAA
- a CDS encoding cbb3-type cytochrome c oxidase N-terminal domain-containing protein: MKTNIIKFSLTFLLLCMLGSAYANEGDVAQAAVASTDWLSWTYENLVLLVGAVAVIGAIAAIFHLNNQLMELNRIRVLQEHGIEVAEKVAIQHKQSLWQRWYKDMTKAVPVEKEADVMLDHNYDGIRELDNILPPWWVGLFYATIIIGVVYFSYYHIADKGLSSSEQYIADVEQAEEEVKAYLAQQADQVDENTVVMLEDENELALGASIFLNKCAVCHGPEGQGGVGPNMTDNYFIHGGSINDVFKTIKYGVPEKGMISWKSQLRSSDMQRVASYILTLVGTNPPNPKDPEGDLYQPAKEEATDATADDQLGMNE; this comes from the coding sequence ATGAAAACGAATATTATAAAATTTAGCCTGACTTTTCTCTTGCTGTGCATGCTGGGGTCGGCTTACGCAAACGAAGGAGATGTAGCCCAAGCAGCAGTAGCGAGTACCGACTGGTTGTCCTGGACCTACGAAAACCTGGTTCTCCTCGTTGGGGCGGTTGCTGTCATTGGCGCGATTGCTGCTATTTTCCACCTGAACAACCAGTTGATGGAACTCAACCGGATCAGGGTTTTGCAAGAACACGGTATTGAGGTTGCTGAAAAAGTGGCGATCCAACACAAGCAAAGCTTATGGCAGCGTTGGTACAAAGACATGACCAAGGCCGTACCTGTTGAGAAGGAAGCCGACGTTATGCTCGACCATAATTATGATGGTATTCGCGAATTGGACAACATTCTTCCGCCTTGGTGGGTGGGCTTGTTCTACGCTACGATCATCATCGGGGTTGTTTATTTTTCTTACTACCATATTGCCGACAAAGGCTTGTCTTCATCTGAGCAGTACATTGCCGATGTGGAGCAAGCGGAAGAAGAAGTTAAGGCTTACCTGGCGCAACAAGCTGACCAGGTGGATGAGAATACGGTGGTGATGTTAGAAGATGAAAATGAGTTGGCTTTGGGAGCCAGCATTTTCCTGAACAAGTGTGCGGTTTGCCATGGCCCTGAAGGACAGGGTGGGGTAGGACCCAACATGACGGACAATTACTTTATCCACGGCGGGAGCATCAATGATGTCTTCAAAACCATCAAATACGGTGTACCGGAGAAAGGGATGATTTCCTGGAAGAGCCAGTTGCGCTCAAGCGATATGCAGCGTGTAGCCAGCTACATTCTGACCCTCGTAGGTACCAATCCGCCCAATCCTAAGGATCCTGAAGGTGATTTGTACCAGCCAGCGAAAGAAGAAGCTACGGATGCAACAGCTGACGACCAGCTGGGGATGAACGAATAA
- a CDS encoding CcoQ/FixQ family Cbb3-type cytochrome c oxidase assembly chaperone yields the protein MYKYILASGEQSINWMAIFSLITFFLMFAISAIAIWGKSKAYVQHMAELPLDEENIK from the coding sequence ATGTACAAATATATCCTTGCCAGTGGTGAACAAAGCATCAATTGGATGGCCATCTTTTCACTGATTACCTTCTTTTTGATGTTTGCCATCAGTGCGATCGCGATCTGGGGCAAAAGCAAAGCCTATGTACAACACATGGCAGAGCTGCCTTTGGACGAAGAAAATATTAAATAA